The Xiphophorus maculatus strain JP 163 A chromosome 5, X_maculatus-5.0-male, whole genome shotgun sequence nucleotide sequence ATGGATGTTTTAGACTCTAAAAGAAGACGAGTCaagcaaaaattcacattttgcacgtttttgtccttccttttagatttctactgcttctaaaaaaaattatttaaaaaagcgCTTAAAAATCCACACAGTTGCTTTTTGGCAgcaagttaatattttttggtgtctgtaAAATGACACTTTTGAAAAATCTTCGGAATGTAACGTTCTCACCGTTGCTTGGCAACTTAAGCTAACCTCCagtacatttggtcagctggttttacctctGCCTGTACTCCTCCATTCCTCCACCATCATACCTCCTTCATCTTGACAAGAGGAGCTTAAAGTCTGAGCAGAACATGTGGTGTCTTGTCCTCCAGGTTCAGAGGTGCCTGCAGTCCACTCAGCCGGTCCCTGCTGCCCGGCTCCCATACAGGGTGAAGCTGTCTGCTGGGAAACGCTACGCCTGGTGTGCTTGTGGTCACAGCAAGAAACAGGTGAGGGAGATGAATGCTGAGCTCGGCTGCTTTTAGATTCATGCCACAGAAGTTCCCAGGTCTCCTGTCAAATAAGTCTATCCAGGTTTGATGAAATATTAGTGGGAGGAGGCTTACAAAGAGCTTTGAATCAACAAAGAACGCACTGTTGCACCTCTTAAGACCGAAGTCCTGATGTCACAAACACTCAGGCTGAGACTTGAACTTTAGTCtcacaaagacttgagactctTGAATAATCATTATCTTATCTAATAAGGGTTGTGTATTAGCCTGCAGAGCTGACATTTTTGGCCCATTGGGAGCTCCTAATGGTTTATAACATGTTTACCTGCAGCTTTGTAAAACGGACCATTTTCCTCAGTTaagcaaaaaccaaaatataatgAAGTTGCCTCCCCTGGTGTTTAAAGTAGCATCAGACATTTCTGGTTCTTCAAGCATTTGTTTGATGTTTAGACTCGACAGCAAATCGTTATAGTTGGtcagattttcttctgtttgccagtttattatttatttatatatctcCTCGTTAGTgcagtggtgagtatccccgcctgtcacgcgggagaccggggttcgattccccgacggggagtgaagtttgtttcaggtccctcttgaaaatgagatctagatctcaacggggtttacctgattaaataaaggaattattCAATGAGGTTTTACATTTAGAAGTGTAAAACCTCAGCTCAACTATCATTATTGTGCAATAAAGTTACTAATTTTACTTCCATAAACTCGTTCAGCCTTACTTACCTACAACTTGCTGTGTTAAATGCTTGACATCCACATGTTATTTGTAAATTTGCcaacattttccacagaaatacattttttagcTGACTTCAGACTCAAAAACAGAAGTCCACGTTAATCAAAGTAACATTCAACTTGTTCAACATAAGTGAAGATTAAAGCTCCTTGGCATTATGTTGTAAAGTAGCGATTaacatatctttttttaaatttttttatcctgttttaCAGCCTTTCTGCGACGGCACTCACAAAGCAAAAGCCCCAAATATCTCACCTCTACTTTTCACCCCCGACAAAAACAAGACAGTGATGCTCTGTGCCTGTAAGCAAACCAAGAACTCTCCGTACTGCGACGGCTCGCACTTGAAAGTCATCTATAGGGATGTGGTAAAGTATGTTAAAGGCCTGTTTAAATGATCCAGGTCATCGTATCTTACCTTGCCACATTGTGTGACGCAAATACTtttgataaaacacaaatgCTGCTGACATGTATccaagcttctttttttttggtaacaTAATATTGTTCATGAGCACTAAAAGAAGTCTTATTGTATTCATCAAATAAGGACTGTGGTAGTATGAACCTGATTTTTGTAAgagttcaataaaaacatatttttgcaaaacatttgtaGTAAGTGTGAAGGGGTTTTATATGTATGCTTTGTACTCTGTATAaccctaatttttttttctctaattgtAGTTAAAAGTTTCTGAGAATGAAGTGTTTTGAAGGAATAAATGGATTAAATTGGGAGCTCCTGTGGAGGCAGATTTAGAAGATTGCCAGTGAGAAGTCAGCAAAAGGGGCCTGAACAAAATAGTTTCCTTTGTGTTGTATATAATGTATAGCAGGTTAGAGTCTCATAGTGGTCTAACAACGAGAAACGGCATTCTTTGAacgtttatttaaaaaaataatacagtagTTCCTGCTCATTTTCTTACACTCATCCAATTACAGCATCCCATGATTCTAATCTGTATACACAGGCATCAAGCCTATGTTACATGGATTCCTATTcatataatattaaaaaataaataggctattcatttgttttgttccgTTTAACTATTaatcattatttaattattgaGGTTCcgccttaaaaatatgttttgtttgcatatGCCGGCAGtggcctttttttaaattttttacaaatgaaaattacatattttatatcgTTGAGGCCATGTATTTATATCATTAAATCGTAATCGGTGACTTCCACTTTCTTATTGGTTTAGCAGATGGCACGTGGTTTTTCTAGAACGCTTCGCCTCCAATCAGGTCCAAGCTGTCGACCTGACGTTTACTGGTTGGTGTTTTGATTTGGATTCCTTCATGGCAGATTGTCATTGTGGTGTGTGAGCCGAGCCATTAGCTGTTGTTGATAATATGATCACCCTTTTTAACAAGTTACACTCCCGATGGTTGAGTTTCACCTTCAGACATCCGCGGACAGCAGCTACGGCGGCTCCCAAGGTAAGATGACATTTCAGTATCGcctttttttacataaacaccCTGTCGTctgaaaaatgctaaatataaactaaaatgcTTCCTGCCGTTGTCCAGATAGACACGAGCAAAGAATGAATCATGGTGATTTGAATGCAGCACGTTTTAGATTTACGACTAAGCCGGTTATTTGTTGAGTTTTAGTAGTTTTGCAAATAATCCCCGGAGTTTATGAGCTTTTTCTAAGACAAGGTGGGTATCAGTAGGCAAAAATTGCACTAAAGAGTAtctttattcaaaatattactTAAGTATGAAGAATGGTGCATGGTGCTACAAAACTACCAGAGATAAAAGTGTTTGCcttattaaaagttatttatataaagaTCAGTCTTTACCACCCACATCTGGCATTGAGTCATGGGGCCTCTATAAATTAACAGGACATGATTGGTGAGGActaaaattagaaaatcatgtagaaaaaaaaagatttgaaaccaTCAGAACATAAACACTGATTTGGAGATTAATGTACTGACTCACAGATGTGACACAGATGAATTTCAGCAACCAAGATGCactgagaaaaaagtaaacgggtaatccagttttaaaaaaatgtctcaagtaattaaattaagtttattgaAGTAAATATACTACGTTTATTAACTTGTCATGTTAAAcacatgtaaataatttaagtttgaCAAACCTTTAGGTTATGTGAAAGAAATgaacttatttgtttttaagttagaGCTCCATTCTCTATTATTCAGTGTGAAATTTgtgtttgagcttttttttccatcaggaCTCAGATGTTTGTGCTGAATGAGAGAAAACTtagttaaaacaattttaaggAACAATTATTAAAACTTGGCTTgatatgttttaattaaatgtatttaaattatttgatgaGGAAGCTCTACCCTACACCtatgaacagtttttttgttgttttttttttaaagctgatcaAATTAACTAGAAAAGCAATCCCTGGAGGTTCAGTTAAACCTAGGAACTGCTGTTAAACCTTTCAAACAATAAATGACAAGATCTAAACATTGAATAAACTCAACCAACAGTAAATGtaataacaaaaagaattttaaaaagtcaaacaaaaacaatacctATAGAAGCAGTAattggaga carries:
- the LOC111608675 gene encoding CDGSH iron-sulfur domain-containing protein 3, mitochondrial-like, translated to MNATGLMCAVRTTCLQTFRRPPLLLPSVSVSSSSSFMVQRCLQSTQPVPAARLPYRVKLSAGKRYAWCACGHSKKQPFCDGTHKAKAPNISPLLFTPDKNKTVMLCACKQTKNSPYCDGSHLKVIYRDVVKYVKGLFK